From one Sardina pilchardus chromosome 6, fSarPil1.1, whole genome shotgun sequence genomic stretch:
- the LOC134082845 gene encoding cathepsin K-like, translating into MILCGSVLLVVGSVLVHATHNPALDTAWEDWKSTHQREYFILGEEAIRRTIWEKNMQLIEAHNQEYELGIHSYELGMNHLGDMTREEVVEKMMGFRPDMHAASNNTFVPESGPVPSRIDHRTTGRVTPVRQQGSCGSCWAFSAVGALEGQLKMKGKSLMYLSPQNLVDCVGQDTGCNGGWMIYAFNYVRWNGIASERAYPYTGQDERCAYSNSMMAFGCRGFKEIPRGSETDLTAAVAQVGPIAVAVDASRKTFHFYKRGVYSDSACDPNRITHAILAVGYTPGYWIVKNSWGKKWGRQGYMHIQRGNNMCGMANYASFPVL; encoded by the exons ATGATCCTTTGTGGAAGTGTGCTGTTGGTGGTTGGATCTGTTTTGGTCCACGCCACACACAACCCAGCTCTGGATACAGCATGGGAGGACTGGAAATCAACACACCAGAGGGAGTACTTCATTTTG GGTGAGGAGGCCATCCGTAGGACCATCTGGGAGAAGAACATGCAGCTGATTGAGGCTCACAACCAGGAGTATGAGCTGGGGATCCACTCCTACGAGCTGGGCATGAACCACCTGGGGGACATG ACGAGAGAAGAGGTTGTGGAGAAGATGATGGGCTTCAGACCTGACATGCATGCAGCGAGCAATAACACCTTCGTTCCTGAGTCTGGACCTGTGCCCTCCCGCATTGACCACCGTACAACTGGTCGTGTGACACCTGTTAGGCAACAG GGCTCCTGTGGCTCCTGCTGGGCCTTTAGTGCTGTCGGGGCTCTGGAGGGCCAACTGAAGATGAAAGGGAAGAGCCTAATGTATCTGAGTCCCCAGAACCTGGTGGACTGCGTGGGTCAGGACACAGGCTGCAATGGCGGCTGGATGATCTATGCATTCAACTACGTCCGCTGGAATGGCATAGCCTCTGAGAGAGCGTATCCCTACACGGGCCAG GATGAGAGATGTGCTTACAGTAACAGCATGATGGCATTCGGATGCAGAGGCTTTAAGGAGATTCCCCGTGGAAGTGAGACAGACTTGACTGCAGCCGTGGCTCAGGTCGGCCCCATCGCTGTGGCTGTGGATGCAAGTCGGAAGACGTTTCATTTCTACAAACGAG GTGTATACTCTGACTCCGCTTGTGACCCTAACCGAATAACCCATGCCATCCTTGCAGTGGGTTACACCCCTGGTTACTGGATTGTGAAAAACAG CTGGGGCAAAAAATGGGGACGCCAGGGGTACATGCACATTCAGAGGGGAAATAACATGTGTGGCATGGCCAACTATGCCAGCTTTCCAGTTCTTTGA